The Citrifermentans bemidjiense Bem genome window below encodes:
- a CDS encoding efflux RND transporter permease subunit, whose product MSRFFINRPIFAWVIAIVVMLVGLLAIKALPVSQYPPIAPPQISINAMYPGASAQTVQDTVTQVIEQKMNGIDNLLYMASTSDSAGAVSINLTFRAGTDPNVAQVQVQNKLQLATPLLPQVVQRQGVQVVKSTRNFLLIVGLVSEDESLNRHQLTDYMVSNIQDIVSRVQGVGEVTVFGSQNAMRVWMDAEKMNNYKLTPNDVVNALQAQNAQVSAGQFGGQPAVHGQQLNATITARTLLQSPEEFDQIVLRTNPDGSTVKLRDIAKTDVGTENYDILARYKGKPVAAMALRLAAGANALDTADRVKAKMAELEKFVPAGAKVVYPYDTTPFVKISIEEVLKTLMEAVFLVFIIMFLFLQNIRATLIPTIAVPVVLLGTLGVLFAAGFSINTLTMFALVIVIGLLVDDAIVVVENVERIMTDEGLSPHDATVKSMGQITSALWGIATVLCAVFIPMAFFSGSTGVIYRQFSVTIVSAMILSVLTAQILTPALCATLLKPVQKGHTPGEGSWFSRFFSWFNKVFEAARHRYESIVGNSFGKPLRYLFIYGCLVGIMAFFFLRLPTAFLPDEDQGFIVCQVQLPAGATQERTLKVLEQVEHYFLEKENKTVDSLITVAGFSFAGRGQNMGLAFVKLKDWKLRPTPDLKAPALAGRAMGAFSKIKDGMAFAFSPPAVVELGQANGFDFQLQDRGGLGHQALMDARNQVLGMAMKNPKLMAVRPNGQDDTPEFKLNIDDVRAGALGVSLADVNNVLATAWGSSYVNDFLQNGRVKKVYVQSDPKYRMVPEDINRWYVKNNTGEMVPFSAFATAHWDYASPRLERYNGIPSMEIMGSAARGISTGEAMAEMETIAATLPPGISYEWTGLSYEEKAAGAQAPALYAISLLVVFLAVAALYESWTIPFVNLLMLPLGLVGAITAVTLRVLPNDIYLQIGLLTTVGLSTKNAILIIQFIKDQMHQGHELVEATLTAVKIRLRPVIMTSLAFFFGTLPLALTKGAGAGAQNAIGTAVTGGLLSATFIDLIFIPFFFVMVTKFFMKKKPATEPAAPPVSEVH is encoded by the coding sequence ATGTCCAGGTTTTTCATAAACAGGCCCATCTTCGCCTGGGTCATAGCCATTGTCGTCATGCTGGTCGGTCTGCTCGCCATCAAGGCGCTGCCGGTCTCCCAGTACCCGCCGATCGCGCCGCCGCAGATCTCGATCAACGCCATGTATCCGGGCGCCTCAGCGCAGACGGTCCAGGACACCGTAACGCAGGTCATCGAGCAGAAGATGAACGGTATCGACAATCTGCTCTATATGGCCTCCACCAGCGACTCCGCAGGTGCGGTCAGCATCAACCTGACCTTCAGGGCGGGGACCGACCCCAATGTGGCCCAGGTACAGGTGCAGAACAAACTGCAGCTTGCCACGCCGCTATTGCCTCAGGTAGTGCAGAGGCAGGGGGTGCAGGTGGTGAAATCCACCCGTAACTTCCTCCTGATCGTGGGGCTCGTCTCCGAGGACGAATCGCTCAACCGGCACCAGTTGACCGACTACATGGTCTCCAACATCCAGGACATCGTAAGCCGGGTCCAGGGGGTAGGGGAGGTCACCGTCTTCGGTTCCCAGAACGCCATGCGCGTCTGGATGGACGCCGAGAAGATGAACAACTACAAGCTGACCCCAAACGACGTGGTCAACGCTTTGCAGGCGCAGAACGCCCAGGTCTCAGCAGGTCAGTTCGGCGGGCAGCCTGCCGTCCATGGTCAGCAGCTGAACGCCACCATTACCGCCCGGACCCTGTTGCAGAGCCCGGAAGAGTTCGACCAGATCGTGCTGCGCACCAACCCGGACGGGTCGACGGTGAAGCTCAGGGATATCGCCAAGACCGACGTCGGCACCGAAAACTACGACATCCTCGCCCGCTACAAGGGGAAACCGGTTGCGGCCATGGCGCTTAGGCTTGCCGCCGGCGCCAACGCGCTGGACACCGCGGACCGGGTGAAGGCCAAGATGGCCGAACTGGAGAAATTCGTTCCAGCAGGGGCGAAGGTGGTTTACCCCTACGACACCACTCCGTTCGTCAAGATCTCCATCGAGGAGGTGTTGAAGACCCTGATGGAGGCCGTGTTCCTGGTCTTCATCATCATGTTCCTGTTCCTGCAGAACATCCGCGCTACCTTGATCCCGACCATCGCGGTTCCGGTCGTTCTCCTGGGTACCCTGGGGGTTCTGTTCGCCGCAGGTTTCTCCATCAACACCCTGACCATGTTCGCCCTGGTCATCGTCATCGGCCTCCTGGTCGACGACGCCATCGTCGTGGTCGAGAACGTGGAAAGGATCATGACCGACGAGGGGCTATCCCCGCACGACGCGACGGTCAAGTCCATGGGGCAGATCACCTCCGCTCTTTGGGGCATCGCGACCGTCCTTTGCGCCGTCTTCATCCCGATGGCGTTTTTCAGCGGCTCCACCGGCGTCATTTACCGCCAGTTCTCCGTCACCATCGTCTCGGCGATGATCCTGTCGGTTCTGACCGCCCAGATCCTCACCCCGGCGCTTTGCGCTACGCTCCTCAAGCCGGTGCAGAAGGGGCACACCCCTGGGGAGGGGAGCTGGTTCAGTCGTTTCTTTAGCTGGTTCAACAAGGTTTTCGAGGCCGCACGCCACAGGTACGAGTCCATAGTCGGCAACTCCTTCGGGAAGCCTTTGCGCTACCTCTTCATCTACGGCTGCCTGGTCGGCATCATGGCCTTCTTCTTCCTGCGCCTCCCCACCGCGTTCCTGCCGGACGAGGACCAGGGTTTTATCGTCTGCCAGGTCCAGCTTCCGGCCGGTGCCACGCAGGAGAGGACGCTCAAGGTGCTGGAGCAGGTGGAGCACTACTTCCTGGAGAAGGAGAACAAGACGGTCGACTCGCTCATCACCGTCGCCGGCTTCAGCTTCGCAGGGCGCGGCCAGAACATGGGCCTCGCTTTCGTGAAGCTCAAGGACTGGAAGCTTAGGCCCACCCCTGACCTCAAGGCTCCGGCCCTGGCGGGACGCGCCATGGGCGCCTTCTCCAAGATCAAGGACGGCATGGCATTCGCCTTCTCGCCGCCGGCGGTAGTCGAGCTGGGGCAAGCCAACGGCTTCGACTTCCAGCTGCAGGATCGCGGGGGGCTGGGCCACCAGGCGTTGATGGACGCCCGCAACCAGGTCCTCGGCATGGCCATGAAGAACCCGAAGCTGATGGCGGTCCGCCCCAACGGCCAGGACGATACGCCCGAGTTCAAGCTGAACATCGACGACGTTCGCGCCGGGGCGCTCGGGGTATCTCTTGCCGACGTCAACAACGTCCTCGCCACCGCCTGGGGCTCCTCCTACGTCAACGACTTCCTGCAAAACGGCAGGGTCAAGAAGGTCTACGTGCAGTCGGACCCCAAGTACCGCATGGTCCCTGAAGACATCAACAGGTGGTACGTGAAAAACAACACCGGCGAGATGGTCCCCTTCTCCGCCTTCGCCACCGCGCATTGGGACTATGCCTCGCCGCGCCTGGAGCGCTACAACGGCATACCCTCCATGGAGATCATGGGGAGCGCCGCTCGCGGGATAAGCACCGGCGAGGCAATGGCCGAGATGGAGACCATCGCTGCCACGCTCCCGCCGGGGATCAGCTACGAGTGGACCGGCCTCTCCTACGAGGAGAAGGCGGCTGGCGCCCAGGCCCCGGCGCTTTACGCCATCTCGCTACTGGTCGTCTTCCTGGCGGTCGCCGCCCTCTACGAGAGCTGGACCATCCCGTTCGTAAACCTCTTGATGCTTCCGCTCGGCCTGGTCGGCGCCATCACTGCGGTCACCCTCAGGGTGCTCCCGAACGACATCTATTTGCAGATCGGCCTCTTGACCACGGTCGGTCTCTCCACCAAGAACGCCATCCTCATCATCCAGTTCATCAAGGACCAGATGCACCAAGGGCACGAACTGGTGGAGGCGACGCTCACGGCCGTGAAGATCAGGCTCCGACCGGTCATCATGACCTCGCTGGCGTTCTTCTTCGGTACGCTTCCCCTGGCGCTCACCAAGGGGGCAGGCGCCGGCGCCCAGAACGCGATCGGCACCGCGGTCACCGGCGGCCTTTTGTCGGCGACCTTCATCGACCTGATCTTCATCCCGTTCTTCTTCGTCATGGTGACCAAGTTCTTCATGAAGAAGAAGCCGGCAACCGAACCTGCTGCACCCCCCGTCTCGGAGGTACATTAG
- a CDS encoding efflux RND transporter periplasmic adaptor subunit — MQSKYRAHLFTVVLLSGILGLTGCGKKEQSKGPQMGPAEVGVIEVKPERIALTTELPGRTSPYLIAEVRPQVSGIIQKRVFTEGSDVKAGQVLYQIDPATYQAAYASAKASEARAEANLVPAKLKEERFRDLVKINAVAKQDYDNAYAALKQAEADVASAKAAVETAKINLAYTRVTAPISGRVGRSAVTDGALVTANQPAALATIQQLGSVYVDVTQSSSDMLKLNRSLASGLLKRDAAGQARVKLLLEDGTPYPVTGSLKFSDVTVDQSTGSITLRAVFPNPKQTLLPGMFVRAVLEEGINEAAILVPQRGVTRNAAGLPIVMVVGADGTAQPRPIQVARTVGESWLVSGGLNPGDKVILEGLQKARPGTPVKAVPFQAQPQGAPQGAPGAAQGAPGAAKSAPQAAAPGAAAPGAKPAAQGSPAAAQPQKK, encoded by the coding sequence ATGCAGAGTAAGTACAGGGCGCATTTATTTACCGTTGTTCTTTTGAGCGGCATTTTGGGGCTGACCGGCTGCGGCAAAAAGGAGCAGTCCAAGGGGCCCCAGATGGGCCCGGCCGAGGTTGGCGTGATCGAGGTGAAGCCTGAGCGCATCGCCTTGACCACCGAGCTGCCCGGTCGTACCTCCCCGTACCTCATTGCTGAGGTGCGGCCGCAGGTAAGCGGCATCATCCAGAAACGCGTGTTCACCGAGGGTAGCGACGTGAAGGCGGGGCAGGTACTCTACCAGATCGATCCCGCAACCTACCAGGCTGCCTACGCCAGCGCCAAGGCCAGCGAGGCGCGGGCCGAGGCCAACCTCGTTCCGGCCAAACTCAAGGAAGAGCGTTTCCGCGACCTGGTCAAGATCAACGCGGTCGCCAAGCAGGACTACGACAACGCCTACGCCGCCTTGAAGCAGGCGGAGGCGGACGTGGCTTCAGCCAAGGCAGCCGTCGAGACCGCGAAGATCAACCTTGCCTATACCCGCGTGACCGCCCCCATCTCTGGACGCGTCGGCCGCTCCGCAGTGACCGACGGCGCGCTGGTCACCGCGAATCAGCCCGCGGCACTGGCGACCATACAGCAGTTGGGCAGCGTGTACGTCGACGTGACCCAGTCCAGTTCCGACATGCTGAAGCTGAACCGCAGCCTCGCCAGCGGACTCTTGAAAAGGGACGCGGCCGGTCAGGCACGGGTCAAGCTCCTCCTTGAGGACGGCACCCCGTACCCGGTGACGGGGTCGCTTAAGTTCTCCGACGTCACCGTGGACCAGAGCACCGGTTCCATCACGCTGCGCGCCGTCTTCCCGAACCCGAAACAGACGCTCCTCCCTGGTATGTTCGTGCGCGCCGTACTGGAAGAGGGGATCAACGAGGCGGCCATCCTGGTGCCGCAGCGCGGCGTCACCCGCAACGCGGCCGGACTGCCGATAGTGATGGTGGTAGGCGCAGACGGCACGGCGCAACCGCGCCCCATCCAGGTCGCCCGTACCGTGGGCGAAAGCTGGCTGGTGAGCGGTGGCTTGAACCCGGGGGACAAGGTGATCCTGGAAGGGCTCCAGAAAGCCCGCCCCGGCACCCCTGTGAAGGCGGTCCCGTTCCAGGCCCAGCCGCAGGGCGCACCCCAGGGTGCTCCGGGCGCCGCCCAAGGCGCTCCCGGTGCGGCCAAGAGCGCACCTCAGGCAGCTGCCCCTGGGGCCGCGGCTCCCGGTGCCAAGCCGGCGGCGCAGGGCTCGCCGGCAGCGGCACAACCACAGAAGAAGTAG
- a CDS encoding TetR/AcrR family transcriptional regulator translates to MEKCDKRDLIVRAALELVAEQGFHGAPMAMIADKAGVGAGTIYRYFENKDALIRGIYCMVEARVVAAILKDYPDNGPVRERFMHFGTVLVNYLASAPLELRFVEQFHNSPFGVDHRREKIFGKGEKDIISELFQEAIEQQIFKPLPLSILFALFFSPLIDVCRDQILGFINLDQELIEQTVGACWDAVRR, encoded by the coding sequence ATGGAAAAGTGTGACAAGCGAGACCTGATAGTCCGGGCAGCGCTGGAACTGGTCGCGGAGCAGGGGTTCCATGGCGCGCCTATGGCGATGATCGCCGACAAGGCGGGGGTCGGGGCAGGGACCATCTACCGCTACTTCGAGAACAAGGATGCGCTGATCAGGGGCATCTACTGCATGGTGGAAGCGCGGGTGGTGGCAGCGATCCTGAAAGACTACCCCGACAACGGTCCGGTGCGCGAGCGTTTCATGCACTTCGGCACCGTGCTGGTCAACTACCTGGCCTCCGCTCCGCTGGAGCTGCGTTTCGTCGAGCAGTTTCACAACTCCCCGTTCGGCGTGGATCATCGCCGGGAGAAGATCTTCGGCAAGGGGGAGAAGGACATCATCAGCGAGCTGTTCCAGGAGGCGATCGAGCAGCAGATCTTTAAACCCCTTCCGCTGTCGATCCTTTTCGCCCTGTTCTTCTCGCCACTCATCGACGTTTGCCGCGATCAGATCCTTGGTTTCATCAACCTTGACCAGGAGCTGATTGAGCAGACCGTCGGCGCCTGCTGGGACGCCGTTCGCAGGTAG
- a CDS encoding universal stress protein — protein sequence MFWKILLATDLTPASDELIECARAFKEIGTEEVVLVHVTEVVDATGAVEVLPVQPVDVDAVLGRQRDALEMLGMKVAVESLLGPPAAMLERAAKDHGVNAILAGSHGKGLFLSAALGSVSRELLRTTRHPLLLDRLDLGKTGEEGASCRKIFSRILFPTDYSETAEKALDFLGKVALETGCSVTLMHVMEARDEEPETERRREEECWYLLEAKKRRLERLGAAEVSIDLVHGRASEEILSSMNKGTFTAIVMGGKGKGMLTELILGSTANEVARRATIPILFVPAAVTEAPSS from the coding sequence ATGTTCTGGAAAATTCTTTTGGCCACCGATCTGACTCCAGCATCCGACGAGCTCATTGAGTGCGCCCGGGCATTCAAAGAGATAGGGACGGAGGAAGTCGTCCTCGTCCACGTTACCGAAGTAGTAGATGCCACCGGCGCGGTCGAGGTGCTGCCTGTGCAACCGGTCGATGTTGACGCGGTGCTGGGGAGGCAGAGGGATGCCTTGGAGATGCTTGGGATGAAGGTTGCGGTAGAGAGCCTATTGGGCCCGCCTGCCGCCATGCTGGAGCGGGCCGCGAAAGATCACGGCGTCAACGCCATCCTCGCCGGATCCCACGGCAAGGGGCTCTTCCTCTCGGCTGCGCTCGGCAGCGTCTCAAGGGAGCTTTTGAGGACAACCAGGCACCCCCTGCTTCTGGACCGTCTGGATCTCGGCAAAACCGGGGAGGAGGGTGCTTCCTGCCGCAAGATCTTCTCCCGCATACTTTTCCCCACCGATTACTCGGAGACAGCTGAGAAGGCGCTGGATTTCCTGGGCAAGGTCGCACTGGAGACCGGTTGTTCCGTGACGCTTATGCACGTCATGGAAGCAAGGGACGAAGAGCCGGAAACGGAGCGCCGCCGCGAGGAGGAGTGCTGGTACCTGCTGGAGGCGAAAAAGCGTCGACTCGAAAGGCTGGGGGCGGCAGAGGTAAGCATCGACCTCGTACACGGCAGGGCTTCGGAGGAGATTCTCTCCAGCATGAACAAGGGGACCTTCACCGCCATAGTTATGGGCGGAAAGGGGAAGGGGATGCTGACAGAACTGATTCTGGGGAGTACCGCCAATGAAGTAGCCCGACGTGCGACGATTCCAATTCTCTTTGTGCCTGCGGCTGTGACAGAGGCTCCCAGCTCATAG
- a CDS encoding nitroreductase family protein, producing MIDLLRKRRSIRKYTQEPVSPEAMEALRETALRAPSSRGINPWEFIFVDDPALLKQLAGAKQHGSQFVGGAPLAIVVCADSSKSDVWVEDCSIAAILLQFTALSLGLGSCWAQIRNRDHDANRSAEEYLQQLLGLPEQVKVECILGIGHPAERKIPLATDKLQREKIRKNHW from the coding sequence ATGATCGATCTGCTACGCAAGCGGCGGAGCATTCGCAAATACACGCAGGAACCGGTGTCGCCAGAGGCTATGGAGGCGCTCAGGGAAACTGCGCTCCGCGCGCCGTCATCCAGGGGGATCAACCCATGGGAGTTCATCTTCGTGGACGACCCCGCGCTATTGAAGCAACTGGCCGGAGCCAAGCAGCACGGCTCGCAGTTCGTGGGGGGAGCGCCCCTCGCCATAGTGGTCTGCGCGGACAGCTCCAAATCCGATGTTTGGGTGGAGGACTGCTCCATCGCGGCCATACTGCTCCAGTTCACGGCACTCTCCCTGGGACTTGGGAGTTGCTGGGCACAGATCAGAAACCGCGACCACGATGCGAACAGGAGCGCTGAAGAGTACCTGCAGCAACTGCTGGGGCTACCGGAGCAGGTGAAGGTTGAGTGCATATTGGGAATCGGCCACCCCGCCGAGCGGAAGATTCCACTGGCGACAGACAAGCTGCAGAGGGAGAAGATCAGAAAGAATCACTGGTGA
- a CDS encoding GNAT family N-acetyltransferase, whose amino-acid sequence MREKLREMGYVVSHSIHRDRFLKNLDVCVRFKGAIVAEACFTDDGDSAYCHHVKVEPEFRRRGIATAMYQYAESVFLKKLENHWHDDPETQSPEAMAFWAQPHRPFGPPSE is encoded by the coding sequence GTGCGGGAAAAACTCAGGGAGATGGGGTACGTCGTCTCTCACAGCATCCACCGGGACAGGTTTTTGAAGAATCTCGACGTCTGCGTCAGGTTCAAAGGGGCAATAGTAGCGGAGGCATGCTTTACCGATGACGGCGACTCGGCCTACTGCCACCATGTGAAGGTTGAGCCGGAGTTCAGGCGCAGGGGGATCGCAACCGCCATGTACCAGTACGCCGAATCCGTATTCCTAAAGAAACTTGAGAACCACTGGCACGACGACCCGGAGACCCAGAGCCCCGAGGCCATGGCATTCTGGGCTCAACCGCACCGCCCTTTCGGCCCGCCGTCGGAATGA
- a CDS encoding M23 family metallopeptidase, translating to MRVLPIAAFVLCTFPAVALADLALPVDGVVTSGVGWRVDPFGSGKLAFHRGIDIAVPVGTPVRATRKGRVVFAGERRGYGATVVVEHGNGDRTLYGHNVSVKVSAGELVKAGDVLSYSGNTGRSTGPHVHYELLASGRPSVEEVAAFEVAEETPAPTGSQRRALEQKMEESLELLLTTIRGNLTGG from the coding sequence ATGAGGGTTTTGCCGATAGCCGCATTCGTTCTTTGCACTTTCCCCGCCGTCGCCCTGGCCGACCTCGCCCTGCCCGTGGACGGGGTCGTGACCTCAGGAGTTGGTTGGCGGGTCGATCCCTTTGGCAGCGGCAAGCTCGCTTTTCATCGCGGCATCGACATCGCAGTCCCCGTTGGCACCCCGGTCCGGGCTACCCGCAAGGGAAGGGTCGTCTTCGCAGGAGAGCGTCGCGGTTACGGCGCCACCGTCGTCGTCGAGCACGGCAACGGTGACAGAACCCTCTATGGCCACAATGTCTCAGTCAAGGTGAGCGCCGGCGAGTTGGTGAAAGCAGGCGACGTATTGTCTTATTCTGGAAACACAGGTAGGTCCACGGGTCCTCATGTGCACTACGAATTGCTCGCGAGCGGGCGTCCCTCAGTAGAAGAAGTCGCAGCTTTCGAAGTTGCGGAAGAAACGCCGGCCCCGACCGGCAGCCAGCGTCGAGCGCTGGAACAAAAGATGGAAGAGTCCCTTGAGTTGCTCCTCACGACTATTAGGGGGAATCTAACAGGCGGTTGA
- a CDS encoding class I SAM-dependent methyltransferase — translation MKVRDSGMPDEEMWTTFFDPAAIFGTLQMDQGLHDLVEFGCGYGTFTLAAAGMVTGIVHALDIEPELVELLRKKCAEAGITNVSPTLRDFIGEGSGLNAGSMDGALLFNILHHDEPVALMREAYRVLRPGGRLAVIHWNYDPTTPRGPSLEIRPKPEQCVAWAKEAGFCFNQGGSHDLPPYHYGLIFIKP, via the coding sequence ATGAAGGTTCGTGACAGCGGCATGCCTGACGAGGAGATGTGGACCACTTTTTTCGATCCCGCCGCCATCTTCGGTACGCTGCAGATGGACCAGGGGCTGCACGACCTGGTGGAATTCGGCTGCGGCTACGGCACCTTTACCCTCGCCGCGGCGGGCATGGTCACGGGAATCGTACACGCGCTAGATATAGAACCGGAACTGGTGGAGCTGCTCAGAAAGAAATGCGCGGAGGCCGGTATCACCAACGTCAGCCCCACGCTGCGCGATTTTATCGGAGAGGGAAGCGGGCTGAATGCGGGTTCGATGGATGGCGCCCTGCTCTTCAACATCCTGCACCACGATGAACCGGTGGCCCTGATGCGGGAGGCTTACCGCGTGCTGCGTCCCGGCGGAAGGCTCGCCGTCATCCACTGGAACTACGATCCCACCACGCCGCGCGGCCCCTCCCTGGAGATTCGACCGAAACCGGAGCAGTGCGTCGCATGGGCAAAGGAGGCGGGATTTTGCTTCAACCAAGGTGGCAGCCACGACCTTCCCCCCTATCACTACGGCTTGATCTTCATAAAGCCCTGA
- the wecB gene encoding non-hydrolyzing UDP-N-acetylglucosamine 2-epimerase, translating to MNVLLIAGARPNFMKIAPIYRASLDYPSVACSIVHTGQHYDKEMSGTFFAELEIPEPRYSLNVGSGSHAEQTAAIMVAFEEVCLQESPDLVLVVGDVNSTLACSIVAKKCGVAVAHVEAGLRSFDLAMPEEINRMVTDAISDSFFVTEESGVENLLREGKQPERIHAVGHVMIDNLLRQVKLLEGIDLSSFDSHRLKKEAGTYLFLTLHRPSNVDSRETFAGIAEAINELARQRTIFFPVHPRTRNMMSAHGIELSDKVVLLPPLGYREALFLWKDAEAVLTDSGGLQEETTALGVPCVTIRENTERPVTVEIGTNVLAGTAPEKILAGYRLSLEKRGRARVPQLWDGRAAERIWQVLAGEGR from the coding sequence ATGAACGTCCTTCTCATCGCAGGTGCCAGGCCCAATTTCATGAAGATCGCTCCTATTTACCGCGCTTCCCTTGACTACCCTTCGGTGGCATGCAGCATCGTTCACACCGGACAGCATTACGACAAGGAGATGTCCGGCACCTTCTTCGCTGAACTGGAAATACCCGAGCCGCGCTATTCGCTGAACGTCGGCTCGGGAAGCCACGCGGAGCAAACGGCTGCCATCATGGTCGCCTTCGAAGAGGTCTGCCTGCAGGAATCGCCAGACCTCGTGCTGGTGGTGGGTGACGTAAACTCGACCCTTGCCTGCAGTATCGTGGCGAAAAAGTGCGGGGTTGCGGTGGCGCACGTCGAGGCGGGGTTACGGAGTTTCGACCTGGCCATGCCGGAGGAGATCAACCGCATGGTGACCGACGCCATCTCCGACAGCTTCTTCGTTACCGAGGAAAGCGGCGTAGAGAACCTGCTTAGGGAAGGAAAACAACCGGAACGGATTCATGCGGTGGGGCACGTGATGATCGACAACCTGTTGCGGCAGGTGAAGCTTCTGGAGGGGATAGACTTATCCAGCTTCGATAGCCACCGTCTCAAGAAGGAGGCGGGGACCTATCTCTTTCTCACCCTGCACCGCCCCTCCAATGTGGACTCCAGGGAGACGTTCGCGGGGATCGCCGAGGCCATCAACGAGTTGGCCCGCCAAAGGACAATCTTCTTCCCGGTCCATCCTCGCACCAGGAATATGATGAGCGCACACGGCATCGAGTTGAGCGACAAGGTGGTCCTCCTGCCGCCGCTTGGCTATCGGGAGGCGCTCTTTCTCTGGAAAGACGCCGAAGCTGTCCTTACCGACAGCGGAGGGCTCCAGGAGGAAACCACCGCGCTTGGGGTTCCCTGCGTAACTATCCGGGAGAATACCGAGCGTCCTGTCACGGTAGAGATTGGGACCAATGTCCTTGCCGGTACGGCACCTGAAAAGATCCTCGCGGGATACCGGCTAAGCCTGGAGAAGCGGGGGCGGGCCAGGGTACCGCAGTTGTGGGACGGCAGGGCCGCCGAGCGCATCTGGCAGGTATTGGCTGGAGAAGGTCGATGA